A stretch of DNA from Candidatus Flexicrinis affinis:
TGTGCGTTACCGAACACATCCCGGCGCAGGATCAGGCGTGGATATACAACTGGCTCAAGGCGAACCATCCGAACACGCGCATGCTCGGCCCCAACTGCGCCGGCATTCTTTCGCCGGGCAAGGCGAACATCGGCTTTACGCCAACCTCGGTGAGCAAGCCCGGCCCGGTCGGTGTCGTAAGCCGGTCAGGCACGCTGGCGTATCAGGCGTTGTATGAGCTGACTGTCAGCGACATCGGACAGTCGACCTGCGTCGGCATCGGGGGCGACCCCGTCCCCGGCACCAGCTTCATCGACGTGCTGCAGGCCTTCGAAAACGACCCCGAAACCAGCGCGATCGTGATGATCGGCGAAATTGGCGGCACGGCGGAAGAGGAGGCGGCCGAGTTCATCAAGCACAACGTGAGCAAGCCGGTCGTGAGCTACATTGCGGGCGTCACCGCGCCTCCGGGTAAGAAGATGGGCCACGCCGGCGCGATCGTCACCGGCAACAAGGGGACGGCCAAGGCCAAGATGGAAGCCCTGACCGCCGCCGGCGCGTTCGTCGCGCAGAACCCGACCGAGATCGGCGGATTGGTGAAACAGGCGCTCGGCCTGTAAGGCGGAGCGTTGAGTGCCGGGTGATGAGTCGTGAGTGGGGTGCCGTGTCGCACGGTGTCCATGCGCGGCGGACACGGCGGTGCCGTGTCCCTACGCATGAATTCGCGATGACAGAATCACGGGCGTTGTCGATTGCCCTTCACCCCTCTCCCCTTGACGACCAACGGGAGCACCGCAGGTCCGGAGAGGGGTCACGGGTGAGGGGGACGCCGCACCACGGGCGACCCGCCGGGTCGCCTCTACAATCGTACGTGCGTGATGCCTATTTCCCTCTCCCCCAGGGAGAGGGGTTAGGGGTGAGGGCCCCACGGACACGGCGGTGCCGTGTCCCTACGCACGGTTTCTCAACCACACCCGCGCCGTCCAATGCCTTTCTCCCCTCTCCCCTTGAGGGAGAGGGGCCGGGGGTGAGGGGTGCACTTCCTCATCACTCATCACTCACTACTCATCACTTCCCACTTTCATGAGTGCTCGTGTTCGCGTTCTCATCATCCTGCTCGGTGCCGTCATCGTCATCGGCGCGTTTGCGTTCCCAGTGTGGTTCCCGCTCACTCTCGATCCGTCGGAGATCGTGCTGTTTCCCGAGATCCCCGAGTCGCTCCAGGACGAATTCGAGGCACTGCCCGCCGACCGCCGCGATAACTATCTGGAGCTGCGCGACGAGGACGTGCGGATCGCCGCCAACATGGCTGCATTCGCGCTTCAGCCGCCGCGCGTGGTGCCGGAGGACGAGCAGGCCAACCCGGAACGCAGCGGTCAGGTGGCGATCCGCGACGGCGAGTTCGAGACGATCACGCCCAACCGCAGCGCGCAGGGGACGATCACGCTGTACGAACTTCCGGATGGAAGCCGGTACCTGTGGCTTCAGGACTTCTCGGTCATTCCCGGCCCGGGGCTGCGGTTGTTCCTGTCCGACCTTGACGGGGCGATGCTTGAAGAGCTGCTCAATGACGACGAACCGGGCGACTTTCGCCTCAGCCTGAACGAACTGCTGCTCGACCCGCTGCGCTATGACGTCGGCAATCAGGCTTACGACGTCCCGCGCGAGGCCGACCTCGGCCGCTATTCGAGCGTCATCATCTACTCGACCGAGCTCGACGTGCTGTACAGCTTTGCGGAGTGGTAAGCATCACAACCGCCTCGGCTGCCGCACGTACTTTTGTTGGAGCGACCCAAAGGAGAACTCCCTAATGAAGCGAACTCGCAATGCGCCGTCGATCGCACGTCTTCCGCTGGCGTTTGTGCTCACGCTTGTAGCCGCCGTGCTGATGG
This window harbors:
- the sucD gene encoding succinate--CoA ligase subunit alpha codes for the protein MAIWLTEKNKVVVQGLTGKQGQFYGLMNRDYGTKIVAGTNPKKAGTDIDGIPIFATVADAMAATGADTSFIIVPPALCKGAIMEAADAGIKFIVCVTEHIPAQDQAWIYNWLKANHPNTRMLGPNCAGILSPGKANIGFTPTSVSKPGPVGVVSRSGTLAYQALYELTVSDIGQSTCVGIGGDPVPGTSFIDVLQAFENDPETSAIVMIGEIGGTAEEEAAEFIKHNVSKPVVSYIAGVTAPPGKKMGHAGAIVTGNKGTAKAKMEALTAAGAFVAQNPTEIGGLVKQALGL